TACTTTACTCGAATggggaaaagaaaaactttacCATCGCCTAGCTTTAATTTGTCCCCTCCCACACTCTTTGCATCACCACAGGCGAAGTAAAGGAGACACATGATCACACTTCTGAATCATCGACCTGCGCAGAAAGTGTAAACTTATTCGATCAGCGTCAACGGTGCAGCCAATCCTTGTGATAGTGGTCGACAGAAAAATATAATCTCCGACGAACTGAATCGAATAGCACCCCAACATCGCGAGCATTACAGCGACATGATGAGCCGGCGATCTAACAGCCGATGGACACCAGTATAACTGTCGCGAAGAGCAAAGAAAGTTCTTTCAGGTAGTCAGCCATCCCTCACTCGAAGTCTTTCAGCAGGGCTTTACCCCAGATAGATGCTGAAAGACACATCGAATATGAGCACAACATCTGTGCAGCCGCGTTGGGGTTCGGCACTGAGCCACTAGCAGcagctcacaagtcacaacggACACACAGCAAGCAGCTGGGGGACTGGAAGGAAATGCTTTGGGTTTCTTGGCTGGGAGCTTGACATGTTTTGTGCTTTGCCCGGGCACGATCAGGACTGGGTTTGGCAGGTGTTGGATCTGGAATCTCGCAGCGCGCAAATGGGCAACTGGAATCATGGATGAGGATTgagggagggagatggacgCCGAAAGGTCACCTGGCCCCTACGCCCCCCTACGCCCCCTATCTCTATCCTCCTCAGGCCTCACTACCCTGCAGCCTGTGCCAACCATCTTCTTGGAGGAGCTAGATCTGGGGTGATCCCCTCCTCGGCTGGGAACACACCACATGCTCCTCAAGCGGCTGCATCGGAACCTGATCGGGAAACGAACGGCCGAGATCGCGCGCAGGTTGCGTTGAGATTCTCAAGTTTCAGTGGAGCACACCAGACGATGCTCTGGTGGTCATGTACACACAAGATGGATAGAATTGCACGTGAAACTGTGGCGtgtaaaaaggaaaagatggCAGAGGACAGCAACCCTTGTGGCCACAACGGTAGCACGAACGCACAATGTGCCAAGCCAATTTGCGCTCCGGATCCAACGATGACATATACTGTGCTTGAAACGCAAGCTTCCTCCCGGTGCGGAGACAGGTGTTCGCCCGGAGTCCCCgaacgccgcgccgcgccggcgctatcgccggcggcgacacgcaACAGGTCATAGTTTAACCGGCGCCCGGGCGGCGCCACCCGGAGGCCGCTGTCACCTACCCCGATGGATCCCGGTCGCGCTCCAGAAGGAACAAAACCAACAGCAACAGGTCGTCCAACCAAAAATTAATGAGCGAGCTCGTCCCACCAACCAATGGCGAGGCTGACATGCACGGGGAGCAGATGCAGAGCGAGCGACGCGGCGGCAACAGGTagcgcaccccccccccccccccccccctctcaaAGAGCTGCGTTGAAATCCGCGTCACGTCCGAATATCTTGGGGGATTATCCGGAGGTTCCGACGCCTCGCGGCCGCTTCACCTGCGCGGACGCCGGAGAAAGCAACGAGAGAGGCGGGGGGCAAGAGGAAGATGCCCGGTAGGATACAAGAAAGCGGCCCGGCAACGACGGGGACGGCGAGCGAGGCCGCCGACTAGCCGTTCCTTTCCCGGCTACACGTCTCCGATGATACTTGGGCTCCAAGACGACGtcgtctccgtcgccgccgtgcccgtCTTGCTCGTGGCCAAGCGGAATCTTGGAAAGCACCtttcgtttttttttccctgcCTAAAGAAAGCAGCAGGCAGGACAAATGGAACCACCGCTCGAGGTTTCCAGTAGAACGCTGATAAcattttcaaagaaaaagaggGAGCAAGAAACATAGCAACAGACAAGATTTTGGGAACTTCTTTTTTATCTGAATTACGGTCCTTCCGGTCTGAAGGAGGAAACAAACAACAATGGACATCCCATTCACACGGGGATGAATACTCGAAAAATGAAACTAGATAGCAGTTGCAGAGAAACTTGAAGAGTTCCTTCTTATTTTTCCCAAGAAAAAAAGGCGAACAGTGGACAACTGACGCATCCGGAATAAAAACGTGGCGCCAAGAACTCCGGCGACGACGAGACACCCGACGACTACGACCATGACACGATACAACACCGGGCGGAGGGTTAGGTTACCAACGCCGGCGACTGACAAACTTGCTGGCGACTTGTTTCACCAGGGACGGTACAGGGGAGCTTCTGCTGCTTCTTCATCGTCAGACGGTGAGCCCGCGCATGAACTCCCActcctcctcatcttcttcctcggcggcgccggcggccgaccCCTCCGAGTCGCTGCTCATGCCGCTGCTCTCCCCGCTGGACATCACCGCGGCCTCGGGGTCGAACACCAGGTACGGCATTGCGCCGAACGCCCTGGCGAGCGACGCGGCCGTGGCGTCGTCGGTCCTCTGCTTCAGCACCTCGAACATCACCTCGGGCTCGTGCTGCATCGCGCGGAGCACGTCGGCGCACgagggccccgccgccgcgcgcgtaACCGCGAAGCAGTGGGGGCCGTCGCTCTGCGTCACGCGCACCACGCTGGGCCCGCCGAAGAGGTTGTGCAGCCCGCCGAGGGCCTCCTGGTAGGCGCCCCCGAGGAACATGCCCAGGTAGTAGCCGCGGGTGGCGTGGGTGGGGAGCTCATGCAGCGGCAGGCTGTGCCTCCCGCCGATGAACTCGCAAACCTTGCCGTCGCTGTCGCAGGTGAGGTCGGAGAGGACGCCGTCCACGGCCGGGCGCTCCTGCAGGCGCTGGATGGGAATGATGGGGAACTGCTGCCCGATGGCCCACATGTCCGGCAGGGAGGTGAACACCGATAGGTTGATGTGGTAGGTGCGCGGCGCCTCGGGAGCGCCCATGCCACGGGCGACGATCTCGCAGAAGGCGTCGACCGCGGCGAGGTGCTCCAGGCCAAGAACCCCCTCCTTGAACTGCTCGGCGGAGCGGCGCTTCAGCTGGTCAACGTAGAGGCCGCAGGTGTCGTAGTcgccgcgcacggcggcggccatgacGTTGCGGTAGTCGGCGCGGCAGTCGTCGGTGAGCTCGTCGAGCAGGTAGGCCGTGGCCGCATCAAGCTGCCCGGGCGCCGTGGCCGAGAAGGCCTCGAACACCAGGACCGAGTGGTGCGACACCAGCGCGCGGCCGCTCTCGCTGCAGATGATGGGGTGCTGCACCCCCTTGCGGTCACAGacgcggccgacggcggcgaccacGGCCACCGCGTACTCCTCGAGGCTGTAGGCCACCGACATGTCGGTCTGCGCCGAGTGGGTCCCGTCGTAGTCGatgccgaggccgccgccaacGTCGATGACGCGCATGCCAGCGCCGAGGCGGGCGAGCTCGCAGTAGATCTGCGcggcctcgccgacgccgtcggAGAGCAGGGCGGTGGTGGGGATCTGGGAGCCAATGTGGAAGTGCAGGAGCTGGAGGCAGTCGAGCATACCAACGGCCTTGAGCTTGGTGACCACGGACAGTATCTGGGCGGCGTTGAGGCCGAACTTGCCCTTCTCCCCGGAGGTGGAGCCGAAGTGGCCGGCGTGCTTGGTGCGCAGCTTGGCGCGCATGCCGACGACGGGGCGCACGCCGAGGCGGCGGCTGGCCTCGAGGACGAtgtcgagctcctcctcctgctcgagcACGATGACGGTGTTGAGGCCCATGGTGCGCGCCGTGAGCGCGAGCGAGACGTAGCCGTCGTCCTTGTAGCCGTTGCAGACGAGGAGGGCGTCCGGGTTGCCGCGCGCGGCAAGGCAGCTCATGGCGAGGAGCAGCTccggcttggagccggcctcgAGGCCGAAGCGGAAGGGCTCGCCGAACTCGACAATGTCCTCGACGACGTACCTATCCTGATTGCACTTGACCGGGTACACGCCCTGGTACCTGGAGCCGTAGCCGGTGGAGCGGACGGCGTAGTCGAAGGCGGCGTTGAGGGTCTCGACGCGGTGGCGCAGCACGTCGGGGAAGCGCACGAGCAGGGGCAGCGGCAGGCCGAGCCCCCCGCCGTCGCGCGGGCCGGCGGCCTTGGCCACGACCTTGGCCAGGTCGATCTCCTGCCCCGGCAGCGTGGCGGCGCCGTGCGGGCGCACGgcgacgtcgccgtcgtcgttgaCGAAGAAGTAGGGGGCGCCCCAGCCGTCCACGTTGTAGAGCGCCGCGGAGAGGTCGGCCGACCACGCGGCCGCCTCGGGTTTGTCGGCCGCTgcggtggcggaggtgggcaccgccatgAGCGGGGCCGGGAAGCGCGCCGCGTCGCAGGATGCGAAGGCGTGCGCCACAGGTGTcgcggcgtcgacggcgagtGCAGGCATCTCGTCAATCAAATCAAACAACAACCGGAGAACGCTATTGAGTCCACAGGGGAAAAAAccttttttgggatttggttGTTTTTTATGTGCAGTAGTAAAATTGCTattgggtggtggtggtggagttaGCTGCTAATGAACAGAATCGGATGAACAAAAGGGAATGGAAATCGGCTGAGGAGGGGGGCGGTGGCAGCTACCAAAATAAAAGGGAAATCAATCAAAGAAGAAAACAATCGAAATCGAAGGGGATCGAGATCGATTGTTGGGGATGCCAAAAGAGGAAGTTCTGGAAGGGGAGGTAGAAGAACTCTAGGACGGGATTTTGGATCCTGTTGTGAGGAAGGGGGCTTTGAAAGCCGCCGAGGCCGGAGCCCCGGCTACCCCCGCAAACGGAGCAGGCTGtgggggcgcgcgcggcgggaaGGGTGTCGTCGCCGGAGGTGGAGCCCGGGCACCCCACGCCGGCGGTCAGGAGAGGGGCGGGTATGAGCTTGGCGGGTCGGCTGCGGCGGGTCGCCGCGGCGAGGGCTCGCTCGCTCGCGACGAGGCGGGGGCGcggacgggcgggcggggcggcggccaaTCAGAGGCCGGGAGGGCGAGATGCGGGATGGGCGGGCGGGGCGACTGCGCAAGCGTCGTGGTGACCGAGGTGAGGGTTACTGCGGGGCGCGGAGGGGTCTTTTATAGCGGGCCGCGGCACCCGTGGGCCCCGCCCCTGCGGCGCCGCGGGCCTTCCCTTTTGTTGGTGGCCTGGGCTTGCTTGGTTCGCGGCTGCCTGGCCTGCCGTCGTCTACGCAaaactcttctattttctcctctgaCTCTCTCTCTGGGAAGGGGGTAGGTGCGTCGCGGTGAGGTTTGACCCGTTGACCCTGGGCACTCGGGCCCGCATGTCAGACTCGTGGCTGGGGGGGTGGTTGGGCCCGTGAGTTGCGACCCGGCCGCTTGGCTCCCCTCCCCAGtcgcgtcgcggcggccgagcCACATGGCCCCGGTGCTGGCGGGCTCGGTGGCGGTTGTTGGATGCTAGCGCCGCCTCGGGGTCACGTTCTTTGATCCCTCCCTTGCTCCGTTGCGTGGCGCCCCCCGGGGGCGGGTTAGCTGGCGACGCGCCACGGCCGTCGGATCGCCcatcgggcggccggggccgcgcGAGATCGGACTTGTGCGGGGGCTTTGTATTCCGTTTACTCGTGGGGGGatccgctgcggcggcggaagcaGCAGCGGAGGACGGGGGGTCATCCGGATTCGAACGCGCGGCCGGGGGCCGCACCGCGGGCGTGAGCGGGAGGCCGCGACGCGAGGGGCATGTGACTTGTGAGGCTGCTGTGAGCCCAGCGGATTCGGGGATTCCCCTGGCTGCCGCCGCGAGAGGCGAGAGCAACTCGTTTGACCCGTGCACGCGTCCGGTGCCGTCCGCTCGCTCGCCGGGGCCGGCCGCACCGCGCGCCTTCTCTCGTTTCCTTTCCGTCGGCgggggaagaaaaagaatggcgTTTATCCGTCCAGGCGAGGAGGCCGGGGGATAAGGAACAAGCTTTGAATTGCGGGGAGGGTTTTTCCTCGCTCGGCCTGtggaaaattcccaaaattttgGTTTGGTGGAAAAACAATGGCTATGCTGATGCGTTATAAATGTAATGCACTAGATATATATCCTAAATTaatattcattttggcttttctagatacgtaGTTTAGGTGACGAAGGGAATAGTTCCGACTAAAATGGTTTAAGTAGATTTTTTTTCGTCTTTCTCTTTGCATTGGTGAGATACAATACACGCATTTTAGCCCATCTCTACGCTCCCATATAAACATTTTTATCATTCTCTTTCTTGCAACTCGTTCCCTAAATTTTTTTCTTGCTTCTTAGGTAGAGATAGCATGGTTCGCGTATGAGCTTGTTGGCTCATGCGTGGTTTTGGGAACGCTATCGAGGTCTCCATTCGTGTTCGGTGTAGTGTTGGTCAGACGTGTCAAAAATACCTTATCTGTTTACTTTGGCAGCATCTTTATCTCCACCTAGCTCTATACCTCATTATTGTCACCCTCCATCACAATCAGCTATGCACTACTCTCTAGCACAAATTGACAAACGCTTTGTAACTCAATGCTTCTGCCATTCCATCTGTCACTAAGGGGAACATTAGTGGATCATGACCTAATTTGTACATCACCTTTACGAACAACGGAGGCTGCTCAAATGGACCAAAAGTACCTTGTTCGTCATGTTTTGTCGGTTTCAACGCTCTTCGCCACCTTACCTTCGTTTCCCCCTCGTTGCAATACCACCCTCCCCCCACCGATTGGCTGACACTATACACCGCTCTCCGCCACAGATCGACTAATGCTATGCATTGCTCTCAACCAATGTCCATGCAACGTAAAACAAATGCCCAATTCAAAATTACATCATCATTGTTCTTGTTTTGCAAGGAAAAGAGAACTTTATTTATTATCTAGAAGCACAAATACAGTTGGCGTGCTCCTCGGGCATTAATTTTCTCTTTGCACATCATCATCCATTTATTTCATCCagaaaatgaaaggaaaagcCACGACGGCATTCGGTGGCTTGACAAGAAGAAGTTATTTGTTGATCTTATATtccttcgatgacgttgtcagTGTTTAATTGCTTGCATCTAGTATAACGTTTTCTCGcacgttaaaaaaaaaatcttgttcATCGTTTCTAACGGTGTCACCGCTCTCCACCTCCACCGATGAACAACCAATGGTCTCCGTCGTCTTCTGCACCATGGTATCTCACAGACATGCCAGAAATACCTACCGCCTCACCGCTATCCCTTCCCAACCGTTGTCATGGCACCCTTCACCGCCGATCGACCAACGCTATCCACCACCATGTTTTTCGTCACTCCCCGCTGCTAAAGGTGGACATGCGTAGAGCGTGAACTGAATTTCAGGCCAACCACGGAACGGGTTTTCGTGTCCTTGGAATTCTGATGAGCCTTGCAAAAAATATACACGACCAAAAATAAACAACGCCGGGCGGGTGGGGCGGGGGCGCCGCAGGAAGAACAGAACGCTAAGTAAGGAAACGTGGGGCCCGCATGGAAACGTCTAGAGTCCACAGAGATCTCGTGTGGGGAGGGGGGGCAGGCAGTTTGTGCAATTGTGCATGCGAAAACGGAGGGCCAAATTGAAAAGAAGAGCACACCATTGGTGGTGCGAAGTGAAGGAACAAGGGGGTGTGTGATTCGACGACGGCCTGACGAGGGGCCGCGCGCAAAACAGGCTCCATCCATGCTGCTCCAGCATCAGGTGGTTAGGCTGCGGGGCCCAACCCAAAGGCCCGGCCCCTTCCTCTCAATCCTCTCCCTGTGCGGCAGGCTTTTCGAGGAGAGGTGGTAGATGATGATGGGCGTCGTCGGCTTCTGGAAAGAGGAGAATCCTCGGGCCGGCCTCGCCTGTTCTGTATGGGCTGGGGGGCGTCACGGAATCCGCGGCAGGACCGCGTGCGTCGTCGGGACGCCGCGTGTCAGCAGGCGGGTCCTGGCCCCACCACGCCCCCTCCGCGTCCTCTCGAATCAAATCCGCTACGCTTCGCTTCGCTCGCgtgccgaggaggcggcggccaagaAAGGCGACGCCGACGTGCGTGGTTGCGTCGGCCCTGACCTCAGCTCGCTCAGGGCGGGCTCACAGTTTTGCCCCTTTTGATAGCGCGGCGACGCGTCCGGAAATATCGGCGAGATTCCTTCCCGGCCGCGGACGGGTTCGTCGTCGTTCggctcggccggccggccggcgagtgaACGGGGGACGTGGCCGATCGGCCGACGCGCCATCCTCTGCACTCTACTGCAGTATCTCCCTCCGGTCCAGCGTACCTGTGGTAGTTTTCAGAGGCCGTCACTTTCGCGTGGCGACCGCGGGCACGGCACGATGGCTGGACGATGTGGTTACAATGTTGGACAGGTGCCGTTCGTCTAGCTCCCTAGCTCGATCTTCTTCGAGATCGGTCGGTCCTGTAACTGTAAGTCCTGACCTAACGCTATCACCAAGCTGGGAGATCGTGGACACCAGTTCGTAGTACGCAGCATGGGACCCTCTAATCCTACCATCCTTGTATCTCTCTCTCTTGTGAATCGTTTCTACTCTCTA
Above is a genomic segment from Setaria viridis chromosome 4, Setaria_viridis_v4.0, whole genome shotgun sequence containing:
- the LOC117852608 gene encoding arginine decarboxylase 1, with amino-acid sequence MPALAVDAATPVAHAFASCDAARFPAPLMAVPTSATAAADKPEAAAWSADLSAALYNVDGWGAPYFFVNDDGDVAVRPHGAATLPGQEIDLAKVVAKAAGPRDGGGLGLPLPLLVRFPDVLRHRVETLNAAFDYAVRSTGYGSRYQGVYPVKCNQDRYVVEDIVEFGEPFRFGLEAGSKPELLLAMSCLAARGNPDALLVCNGYKDDGYVSLALTARTMGLNTVIVLEQEEELDIVLEASRRLGVRPVVGMRAKLRTKHAGHFGSTSGEKGKFGLNAAQILSVVTKLKAVGMLDCLQLLHFHIGSQIPTTALLSDGVGEAAQIYCELARLGAGMRVIDVGGGLGIDYDGTHSAQTDMSVAYSLEEYAVAVVAAVGRVCDRKGVQHPIICSESGRALVSHHSVLVFEAFSATAPGQLDAATAYLLDELTDDCRADYRNVMAAAVRGDYDTCGLYVDQLKRRSAEQFKEGVLGLEHLAAVDAFCEIVARGMGAPEAPRTYHINLSVFTSLPDMWAIGQQFPIIPIQRLQERPAVDGVLSDLTCDSDGKVCEFIGGRHSLPLHELPTHATRGYYLGMFLGGAYQEALGGLHNLFGGPSVVRVTQSDGPHCFAVTRAAAGPSCADVLRAMQHEPEVMFEVLKQRTDDATAASLARAFGAMPYLVFDPEAAVMSSGESSGMSSDSEGSAAGAAEEEDEEEWEFMRGLTV